Proteins encoded in a region of the Moritella marina ATCC 15381 genome:
- a CDS encoding type II secretion system protein, with the protein MKNKGFTLIELVLVIVILGILAATAVPRFINIQRDARIASLDGFVGAATETNSMVMSKATIAGVESVKVETNIPNTDLYVLDGYMSLKPEHITTAMHIDGFMITDYRLFSGASSYVYLSDKELTVPELKAMGCFVQLTRGINSASIGLGNLTINKFYSGC; encoded by the coding sequence ATGAAGAACAAGGGTTTTACACTGATCGAACTAGTGTTAGTTATAGTGATATTAGGGATCCTTGCGGCAACAGCAGTTCCTCGATTTATAAATATACAAAGGGATGCCCGTATTGCCTCACTTGATGGTTTTGTTGGCGCGGCGACAGAGACCAATTCAATGGTGATGAGTAAAGCAACCATTGCTGGCGTTGAATCTGTTAAAGTTGAAACAAATATTCCTAATACAGACTTGTATGTACTTGACGGTTATATGAGTCTTAAACCTGAGCACATCACAACAGCAATGCATATTGATGGCTTTATGATCACTGATTATAGACTTTTCAGTGGTGCTAGTTCATATGTGTATTTATCAGATAAAGAATTAACGGTACCGGAACTTAAAGCCATGGGTTGCTTTGTTCAACTAACTCGTGGGATAAACTCTGCGAGTATTGGTCTTGGTAATCTGACGATAAATAAGTTTTATAGTGGCTGTTAG
- a CDS encoding HDOD domain-containing protein, with product MKKSIYTEKRYRQSGLDDAERVSNKVKSRFTKWLVSHRYLVHQKDVDHLLSRESDFCDSVILHESERVAEQQRILLECEQDRVKEKRLNAETRQERYKKVSDVVIKAAEAVLSQKLNDTDPSQLIIGTPYFEEFASFAYGASLDFTKLGNLCTLSKPLSNSILDLVNNDKFCEKKGQKVRNIRDPKTAIGFIGIESCRMIFPVMMSKQLLKWSDKNTKIMVPKIWQSAVSTANVTRMRLADVEYKEPDIGILLGMMRSIGLFIIANNFISSFDEALSLVMMDYKEKKMRDEYFSCADVTPKLEYLPLIIEKFEGLVTKKIIETFNWDMNTIHIKNALIEDIDNVAILERSILGAALAQGKAFTVFDMMNKSHVFDREHLPYWLAHHQIEMSTFKNLRSRNPGQLEF from the coding sequence ATGAAAAAGTCGATTTATACCGAAAAACGTTATAGACAATCGGGACTTGATGATGCGGAAAGGGTGAGTAATAAAGTAAAATCAAGATTCACAAAATGGCTTGTTAGCCATCGGTATTTAGTCCATCAAAAAGATGTCGATCATTTATTAAGTCGCGAATCAGATTTTTGTGATTCAGTTATTTTGCACGAAAGTGAACGGGTTGCAGAACAACAAAGGATTTTGTTGGAATGCGAGCAAGACCGCGTTAAAGAAAAAAGGCTGAATGCAGAGACTCGACAGGAGCGCTATAAAAAAGTCTCAGACGTTGTGATCAAGGCTGCAGAGGCGGTGTTATCTCAAAAATTAAATGATACAGATCCAAGTCAACTCATTATCGGCACACCATATTTTGAAGAGTTTGCTTCTTTTGCCTATGGAGCAAGCCTTGATTTCACTAAACTCGGTAACCTGTGTACTTTAAGCAAACCGTTATCTAACAGTATTCTAGATTTGGTTAATAACGATAAATTTTGTGAGAAAAAAGGCCAGAAAGTGAGGAATATTCGCGATCCTAAAACCGCGATTGGTTTCATTGGTATTGAAAGTTGCCGTATGATTTTTCCTGTGATGATGTCAAAACAGTTATTAAAATGGTCAGATAAAAATACCAAAATTATGGTGCCTAAAATCTGGCAATCTGCAGTCAGTACAGCCAATGTAACCAGGATGAGACTAGCTGATGTAGAATATAAAGAACCTGACATCGGTATTTTACTCGGTATGATGCGCTCGATAGGTTTGTTTATTATTGCCAACAACTTTATATCGAGTTTTGACGAGGCTTTATCACTTGTTATGATGGATTATAAAGAGAAAAAAATGAGAGATGAGTATTTTTCTTGTGCGGATGTAACCCCTAAACTTGAGTATTTGCCGTTAATCATTGAGAAATTTGAAGGGCTTGTTACCAAAAAGATAATAGAAACATTTAATTGGGATATGAATACCATCCATATTAAAAATGCACTGATTGAAGATATTGATAATGTGGCTATTTTAGAGCGAAGCATCTTAGGTGCGGCCCTTGCGCAGGGGAAGGCATTTACCGTTTTTGATATGATGAATAAATCGCATGTATTCGATAGAGAGCATTTGCCTTATTGGTTAGCACATCATCAAATCGAGATGAGTACCTTTAAAAATTTACGCAGTCGAAACCCCGGCCAATTGGAATTTTAA
- the aspA gene encoding aspartate ammonia-lyase: MTVLTTDLTLETHLETRLETDLLGVKQIPAQAYYGIHTLRAMENFKISKEKIGDCPEFVRGMVKTKKAAALANGILGTIPEEISDAIVNACNTLLASDEFYNQFPVDAFQGGAGTSVNMNTNEVIANIALEQMGHAKGAYNHINPNDHVNKSQSTNDAYPTGFRVALFERSTAVLVALTSLSETFLDKAEEFNDVLKMGRTQLQDAVPMTLGQEFHAFGITLKEEIRSINRCQELLLEINLGATAIGTGLNSPIGYSALAIEKLAEITGHAFVPAEDLVEATSDCGAYVMLSSGLKRLAVKLSKICNDLRLLSSGPRTGLNEINLPEMQAGSSIMPAKVNPVIPEVVNQVAFKVCGNDITITMAAEAGQLQLNVMEPVIGQCLFESLSLLENACFTLQDKCVKGITANRKVCEDFVLNSIGIITYLNPFIGHHEGDVIGKICAQTGKNVREVVLERGLLSETELDEIFSIENLMKPKYTGQRYTKAI, translated from the coding sequence ATGACAGTATTAACAACCGATCTTACCTTGGAAACACATCTAGAAACTCGCCTAGAAACTGATTTACTCGGGGTAAAACAAATACCTGCACAGGCTTACTACGGTATTCACACATTACGCGCAATGGAAAACTTTAAAATCAGCAAGGAGAAGATTGGCGATTGTCCTGAGTTTGTACGCGGCATGGTAAAAACCAAAAAAGCAGCTGCATTAGCCAACGGCATTCTGGGTACTATTCCAGAAGAAATCAGTGACGCGATTGTTAACGCGTGTAATACATTGCTAGCAAGCGACGAATTTTATAATCAATTTCCCGTTGATGCATTCCAAGGTGGCGCAGGTACATCGGTAAATATGAATACCAATGAAGTTATTGCCAACATCGCGTTAGAGCAGATGGGGCATGCCAAAGGTGCTTATAATCACATCAACCCAAATGACCACGTGAATAAAAGTCAAAGTACCAATGATGCTTATCCTACTGGCTTCCGTGTTGCCTTGTTTGAACGCAGTACTGCGGTATTAGTGGCGCTAACATCATTAAGCGAAACCTTTTTAGATAAAGCCGAAGAGTTTAACGACGTATTGAAAATGGGACGAACGCAGTTACAAGACGCTGTACCGATGACATTGGGTCAAGAGTTCCACGCTTTTGGTATTACGCTAAAAGAAGAAATCAGAAGTATTAACCGTTGCCAAGAATTACTGCTTGAAATCAATCTTGGCGCGACAGCAATCGGTACTGGCTTAAACTCGCCAATCGGTTATTCAGCACTGGCGATTGAAAAGTTAGCTGAAATTACTGGTCATGCATTTGTACCTGCAGAAGACTTAGTCGAAGCAACGTCTGACTGTGGTGCGTATGTTATGTTGTCGAGCGGCTTAAAACGTTTAGCAGTGAAACTATCTAAAATCTGTAACGACTTACGTCTACTTTCTTCAGGCCCGCGTACTGGTTTAAACGAAATTAACCTACCTGAAATGCAGGCCGGTTCATCAATTATGCCAGCAAAAGTAAACCCTGTTATTCCTGAGGTGGTTAACCAGGTTGCATTTAAAGTGTGTGGTAACGACATCACCATCACCATGGCGGCTGAAGCGGGTCAATTACAATTAAACGTAATGGAACCTGTGATTGGTCAATGCCTATTTGAATCATTATCTTTATTAGAAAATGCGTGTTTCACACTACAAGACAAATGCGTTAAAGGTATTACAGCTAATCGCAAGGTATGCGAAGACTTCGTGTTAAATTCAATTGGAATTATCACGTATCTAAATCCGTTTATTGGTCATCATGAAGGTGATGTGATTGGTAAAATCTGTGCTCAAACAGGCAAAAATGTACGTGAAGTTGTATTAGAACGTGGATTACTGTCTGAAACTGAATTAGATGAAATCTTCTCTATCGAAAACCTAATGAAGCCTAAATACACAGGGCAGCGTTACACGAAAGCTATTTAA
- a CDS encoding AraC family transcriptional regulator yields the protein MQANELIQQYINRPLITKKIHMQSNYLDDYHSHPWHQIVFPLTGLLQSHIESRCVMIPHNAMLYIPANTTHKSVAVTDTQFLAIYLNPNFSITYRNEQKSCLVTPLIKELILLLFDNCSVQQTETTIIHLLTVLRDQIEIASTYEIPLLIPSDRRLMSIFTQLKNQPDLQFTLKEWTTKVGASERTLSRLCAKEFNQSFSLWRQNIRMVLSLQLLDTKMSIQEIAMELGYTSSSAYIHAFKGFFAQTPSRYRTNSLGHVLSS from the coding sequence ATGCAAGCAAACGAACTGATTCAGCAATACATTAATAGACCGCTAATTACTAAAAAAATACATATGCAGTCCAATTACCTAGATGACTATCATTCACACCCATGGCATCAAATAGTGTTCCCTTTAACAGGTTTGTTGCAGTCACACATTGAGAGTAGGTGTGTGATGATTCCACACAATGCGATGTTATACATACCCGCGAACACAACTCATAAATCTGTAGCGGTAACAGACACACAATTCTTGGCTATTTATCTCAATCCAAACTTTTCTATCACGTATAGAAATGAACAAAAGTCATGTTTAGTCACCCCATTGATTAAAGAGTTGATACTGCTCTTATTCGACAATTGCTCAGTTCAGCAAACTGAAACTACGATCATTCATCTACTGACGGTATTGAGAGACCAAATAGAAATAGCTAGTACTTACGAGATCCCACTGTTGATACCGAGTGATAGAAGGCTCATGTCCATATTTACTCAATTAAAAAATCAGCCAGACTTACAATTCACATTAAAAGAGTGGACGACTAAGGTCGGTGCATCAGAAAGAACATTATCTAGACTTTGTGCGAAAGAGTTTAATCAATCGTTCTCCTTGTGGCGACAAAATATAAGAATGGTTTTGTCTTTGCAATTACTAGATACCAAAATGTCAATTCAAGAGATTGCAATGGAACTAGGGTACACATCATCCTCTGCTTATATACATGCATTTAAAGGCTTTTTTGCGCAGACACCTAGTAGGTACCGCACAAATAGTTTAGGTCATGTACTCTCGAGTTAG
- a CDS encoding class I SAM-dependent methyltransferase, whose product MLLPAGAVPVVSVEEHYESLLSDVYTWLMGGFDEAKSSNLAFFKNRHIASSSSGIALDLGAGSGFQSIPLAELGFNVTAIDLSQKLLGELRTNATSQSLVTMPSIAINKSITTINDDILNFKDHLSSPCELIICMTDTITYLKSKQDALTISQDSFSSLEAGGKLVLTFRDLSAELKDTDRFIPVRSDENIIFTCFLEYEPETVKIHDIVYIKKQDSWVLNKSCYRKIRLSAEWVEEQLAVIGFSIEESSNSGGFQTIVAVK is encoded by the coding sequence TTGTTATTACCTGCAGGAGCAGTACCAGTGGTGAGTGTTGAAGAGCATTATGAAAGCTTATTATCTGATGTGTATACGTGGTTAATGGGTGGATTTGATGAAGCAAAAAGTAGTAATTTAGCCTTCTTTAAAAATAGACACATTGCATCCTCATCCTCGGGTATTGCGCTGGATTTAGGTGCAGGTTCTGGCTTTCAATCAATCCCTTTGGCTGAACTCGGTTTTAATGTCACTGCGATAGACCTTAGTCAAAAATTATTGGGTGAATTAAGGACTAATGCGACGAGTCAGTCTCTTGTAACTATGCCATCTATTGCAATAAATAAGTCTATTACGACTATCAATGATGATATTTTAAATTTTAAGGATCATCTCAGCAGTCCGTGTGAATTGATTATCTGTATGACAGATACCATCACGTATCTAAAATCGAAGCAGGATGCTTTAACTATATCCCAGGATTCATTCAGTTCGCTTGAAGCGGGGGGTAAGTTAGTTCTTACTTTTCGTGACTTATCTGCTGAACTTAAAGATACCGATCGGTTTATTCCGGTGAGAAGTGATGAGAACATCATCTTTACCTGCTTCTTAGAATACGAGCCTGAAACCGTTAAGATACATGACATTGTTTACATCAAAAAACAGGATTCATGGGTACTTAATAAAAGTTGTTATCGTAAGATCCGACTCTCGGCTGAGTGGGTAGAGGAGCAACTTGCAGTGATTGGTTTTAGCATTGAAGAATCAAGTAATAGTGGCGGCTTTCAAACCATAGTAGCGGTGAAGTAA
- a CDS encoding glutamine amidotransferase-related protein, whose translation MHIHFIIHEHFEAPGAYETWAKMNKHKITYSHVYNGDRLLQSVNDIDFLIVMGGPQDPEITIDECPHFDSKGEQNIITQAIDAGKVVIGICLGSQLIGEALGAQYERSPEREIGKFPISLTKAGSSHFLFSHFGEVLEVGHWHNDMPGLTPDSEVIAYSEGCPRQIVAYSALVFGFQCHMELTKDVVALLIDNDDLSNASNYHFVEEPEVLLSHDYDEMNKKLHVFLDKLANVYQSKTNYL comes from the coding sequence ATGCATATTCACTTTATCATTCATGAACATTTTGAGGCACCAGGTGCTTACGAAACTTGGGCTAAGATGAACAAACACAAAATAACTTATTCTCATGTTTATAACGGCGATCGCCTGCTACAGAGCGTAAATGATATTGATTTTCTAATTGTTATGGGTGGCCCACAAGATCCAGAAATAACCATTGATGAATGCCCTCATTTTGATTCAAAAGGAGAGCAGAATATTATTACACAAGCAATTGACGCAGGGAAAGTGGTGATTGGGATTTGCTTGGGTTCTCAACTTATTGGAGAAGCGCTGGGCGCGCAATATGAGCGTAGCCCAGAACGAGAAATTGGTAAATTCCCTATATCTTTAACCAAAGCAGGATCAAGCCATTTTTTATTTTCTCATTTTGGTGAAGTACTCGAAGTTGGTCATTGGCACAACGATATGCCTGGCCTCACTCCTGATTCAGAAGTCATAGCTTACAGCGAAGGCTGCCCAAGACAAATAGTCGCTTATAGTGCGCTTGTTTTTGGTTTTCAATGCCATATGGAGCTGACAAAAGACGTTGTAGCTCTTTTAATTGACAATGACGACCTTAGTAATGCATCAAACTACCATTTTGTGGAGGAGCCAGAAGTATTACTCAGCCATGATTATGACGAGATGAACAAAAAACTGCATGTATTCTTAGATAAACTAGCCAATGTTTATCAGTCAAAAACTAACTATCTATAG
- a CDS encoding glycogen synthase: MHVLMIAAENDAVPGAKVGGVADVVRDLPQALPAHDVSVDVVIPDYGHYAAKFESRQLASVEVEFAGKTETVTLFELFLPATANKVRQFVVQHPLFGQGGNVYSHDEGNRPFATDATKYALFNLAVCQLLIESKLTRPDVLHLHDWHSATVAVLNQYAPQYKQLANIHTVYTVHNIALQGIRPFADDESSLRHWFPTLNFDQSHICDPRYTHCYNPMRAGINLSNKVHVVSPTYAEEVLHASDAANGFFGGEGLEQDLAAAKQQGRLVGILNGCEYTDTVSKKRAKKPALSTFIAPAQQQVKRWLAQSAQLKTVHYLANEQINNWNSQAPFTDFLVTSIGRLTDQKALLLRQPYQGKTVLSVLLDDLARVNGRLIILGSGDTQIEFEFMQLMANHDNFLFLNGYGQALSDKMYQHGDLFLMPSSFEPCGISQMLAMRDGQPCLVHAVGGLKDTVQHLENGFSFNGSSLQEQSDNLIAAFNDAIKLHASKPKTWAKIADNAKSARFSWQESTKQYLELLYTH, from the coding sequence ATGCATGTTTTAATGATAGCAGCCGAAAATGATGCGGTACCAGGTGCTAAAGTGGGTGGCGTTGCTGACGTCGTTCGCGATTTACCCCAAGCCTTACCAGCCCATGATGTAAGTGTTGACGTTGTGATCCCTGATTATGGCCATTACGCTGCCAAGTTTGAATCTCGTCAACTTGCAAGTGTTGAAGTTGAATTTGCTGGCAAAACAGAAACTGTAACCTTGTTCGAGCTGTTCCTCCCTGCAACAGCGAATAAAGTGCGTCAATTTGTTGTCCAACACCCGCTATTTGGTCAAGGCGGCAATGTTTACAGCCATGACGAAGGTAATCGCCCTTTTGCGACTGACGCAACTAAATATGCACTATTTAACCTTGCTGTATGCCAACTGCTTATCGAATCGAAGTTAACACGACCTGATGTCTTACATTTACACGACTGGCACAGCGCAACGGTAGCAGTATTAAACCAATATGCACCACAGTATAAACAGCTTGCAAACATTCATACTGTTTACACTGTACATAACATTGCTTTGCAAGGCATCCGCCCATTTGCAGACGATGAATCAAGCTTACGCCATTGGTTCCCGACGCTTAATTTTGATCAAAGCCATATTTGCGATCCGCGTTATACCCATTGTTATAACCCGATGCGCGCTGGTATCAACCTGTCGAATAAAGTCCATGTGGTATCGCCTACTTACGCTGAAGAAGTATTACACGCTAGCGATGCGGCGAATGGTTTCTTTGGTGGTGAAGGCCTAGAGCAAGATTTAGCAGCAGCCAAACAGCAAGGTCGCTTAGTCGGCATTTTAAATGGTTGTGAGTACACGGACACGGTAAGTAAAAAACGCGCTAAAAAGCCCGCGTTAAGTACTTTTATCGCACCAGCACAGCAACAAGTGAAACGTTGGTTAGCACAATCTGCCCAGCTTAAGACGGTTCATTACCTTGCCAACGAACAAATTAATAACTGGAATAGCCAAGCACCGTTTACTGACTTCTTGGTAACAAGCATTGGTCGTTTAACCGATCAAAAAGCCCTGTTATTACGTCAACCTTATCAAGGTAAAACCGTATTATCGGTATTGCTTGATGATCTTGCTCGCGTCAATGGTCGACTAATTATTCTGGGTTCGGGTGATACCCAGATTGAATTTGAATTCATGCAGCTAATGGCAAACCATGACAACTTCTTATTCTTGAATGGTTATGGCCAAGCACTGTCAGATAAAATGTATCAACATGGCGACCTGTTCTTGATGCCAAGCTCGTTTGAACCTTGTGGTATTAGCCAGATGTTAGCGATGCGTGACGGTCAACCTTGCCTAGTGCACGCGGTTGGTGGTTTGAAAGACACGGTTCAGCATTTAGAAAATGGCTTTAGCTTTAATGGTTCATCACTGCAAGAACAAAGTGATAACTTAATCGCAGCCTTTAATGATGCAATCAAACTACACGCAAGTAAGCCGAAGACATGGGCTAAGATCGCAGACAACGCCAAGTCAGCACGTTTCAGCTGGCAAGAAAGCACGAAACAGTATCTAGAACTGCTTTATACGCACTAA
- a CDS encoding bifunctional metallophosphatase/5'-nucleotidase: MMKKNKPVKITLAHINDTHSYFEPQSLQLQLNINGEMISPYVSNGGFSRIATRAKQLKAIALQNNRDFIFVHAGDCFQGTLYFSLFKGKANSDMLNALGIDVMTIGNHELDMGNEPVAEFLDRIEFPLLAGNWDLTNELTTKSHYLKGRPNLLSYQPEQQTARWMTRVVDGESVAIFGVSLDKMADIANVDPDTPFVNAIETATNTVRAIRESGINKIILLSHLGFTGDCELADKVEGISLIVGGHSHNLLGDFSDLGLKKEAEYGHQVNGTYIVQAGFHSQALGHCEIDFAADGSVSTFKGKNELLIGRRLCTNASLLTTNDDAIHAQASLYLTQHENVVICKKDPQLQSLLQDKYIPRVRKLQSTVIANLTKDMRHIRIPDQQGGSEIAPLVAESFAHMMNKDGHQIDFAIHNAGGVRTSLFQGNVSICDIAGKLLPFAVPIGAYHIKGKYIAQALEGAINNATNNGVIGTGSGSYPYTYNLDFDYHAERPLGQRIAGLMIHTAQDGWVDIDDDKYYYGSSSAYTMKGKEGYEALTMMEGDGIVSHHSMADCFIDFLQDVSNRL; encoded by the coding sequence ATGATGAAAAAGAATAAGCCAGTTAAAATAACACTGGCGCATATAAATGATACGCACTCTTACTTTGAACCTCAGTCACTGCAATTGCAGCTAAATATTAACGGTGAAATGATATCGCCTTATGTCAGTAACGGCGGATTTTCTCGTATCGCCACGCGCGCTAAACAGCTTAAAGCGATCGCACTGCAGAACAACCGTGACTTTATATTTGTCCACGCTGGCGATTGCTTTCAAGGTACGCTGTATTTCTCGCTGTTCAAAGGGAAAGCCAATTCCGATATGCTCAACGCATTAGGCATTGATGTCATGACCATTGGTAATCATGAACTCGATATGGGTAATGAACCAGTGGCTGAATTTTTAGATCGTATTGAGTTTCCACTACTCGCAGGTAACTGGGATCTGACTAACGAATTAACAACCAAGTCGCATTATTTAAAGGGTCGCCCTAACTTACTCTCTTATCAACCAGAGCAGCAGACTGCACGCTGGATGACGCGCGTTGTCGATGGTGAGTCCGTGGCAATATTCGGAGTATCACTAGATAAAATGGCCGATATAGCCAATGTCGATCCAGACACGCCATTTGTTAATGCCATTGAAACGGCTACAAATACTGTGCGCGCTATCCGAGAGTCAGGGATTAATAAGATCATATTATTAAGTCACCTTGGTTTTACTGGGGATTGTGAGCTTGCCGATAAAGTGGAGGGCATCAGCTTGATTGTCGGCGGTCATAGCCACAACCTGTTAGGGGATTTCAGCGACTTAGGACTTAAAAAAGAAGCTGAATACGGACATCAAGTTAATGGTACTTATATCGTGCAAGCAGGATTCCACTCACAGGCGCTTGGTCACTGCGAAATTGATTTCGCCGCCGATGGTTCGGTTAGTACTTTCAAAGGCAAGAATGAACTGCTGATTGGGCGCCGACTCTGTACAAATGCAAGCTTGTTAACAACCAATGACGATGCAATTCATGCACAGGCTAGCCTGTACCTCACGCAACATGAAAACGTGGTGATATGTAAAAAAGATCCGCAACTACAAAGTTTGCTACAAGATAAGTACATCCCGCGAGTGCGCAAGCTGCAAAGCACAGTGATCGCTAACTTAACAAAAGATATGCGTCATATCCGTATTCCCGATCAGCAAGGTGGCAGTGAGATAGCGCCGTTAGTGGCTGAATCGTTTGCCCATATGATGAATAAAGACGGTCATCAAATAGATTTTGCCATTCATAATGCCGGTGGTGTAAGAACCTCGCTATTCCAAGGTAATGTTTCAATTTGTGATATCGCTGGCAAGCTACTGCCCTTTGCCGTACCCATCGGTGCTTATCACATCAAAGGCAAATATATAGCGCAGGCACTCGAAGGCGCGATCAACAACGCAACCAATAATGGCGTAATTGGCACAGGTTCGGGCAGCTACCCTTATACATATAACTTGGATTTTGACTATCACGCTGAACGCCCGCTTGGTCAACGTATTGCTGGACTCATGATTCATACAGCGCAAGACGGCTGGGTCGATATTGATGATGACAAGTATTATTACGGCAGCTCTTCCGCTTATACCATGAAAGGTAAGGAAGGTTATGAAGCACTGACGATGATGGAAGGTGACGGGATTGTTAGTCACCATTCAATGGCAGATTGCTTCATTGATTTTCTTCAAGATGTGTCGAACAGGCTATAA
- a CDS encoding anaerobic C4-dicarboxylate transporter — MIVVQLFVVLLFIYLGARIGGIGIGFAGGAGVLVLTMILGLDAGSIPIDVILIIMSVITAIAAMQVAGGMDWLVDLAEKFLRKNPKRITFYAPIVTYFMTVLAGTGHTAFSTLPVIAEVAKEQGIRPSRPLSIAVVASQIAITASPISAAVVFFSGILEPLGVDYLTLLAVCIPSTFLACMVGAFVANYLGCELKDDPVYQDRLAKGLIKMNGEGKREILPTAKTSVYIFCAAIVAVVAYATMISGSVGLIENPTIGRNEAIMALMLTAAACIVTFTKIDASQIANAATFKSGMSACVCVLGVAWLGDTFVSAHIGEIKEFSASILEQYPWMLAVVLFFASMLLYSQGATTTALMPAALAIGVAPITAVASFAAVSALFVLPTYPTLLAAVEMDDTGSTRIGNLVFNHPFFIPGVATISTSVALGFVFGGLIL, encoded by the coding sequence ATGATTGTTGTACAACTTTTTGTCGTACTGCTGTTTATCTACTTAGGTGCACGTATTGGTGGTATTGGTATCGGGTTTGCTGGTGGTGCGGGCGTACTTGTCTTAACCATGATCTTAGGTCTCGATGCGGGTTCTATCCCTATCGATGTTATTTTAATTATCATGTCAGTGATCACCGCAATTGCAGCAATGCAGGTGGCTGGTGGTATGGATTGGCTAGTTGATTTAGCTGAAAAATTTCTACGTAAAAACCCAAAACGCATTACCTTCTACGCACCAATCGTGACTTATTTCATGACAGTGCTAGCGGGTACGGGTCACACGGCATTCTCGACACTGCCGGTAATTGCTGAAGTAGCAAAAGAGCAAGGTATTCGTCCATCGCGTCCCTTGTCTATTGCTGTTGTGGCGTCTCAAATTGCGATTACTGCGTCGCCAATATCAGCGGCAGTGGTATTCTTCTCAGGTATTCTTGAGCCACTGGGTGTTGATTACTTAACACTATTAGCGGTTTGTATACCGTCAACATTCTTAGCGTGTATGGTCGGTGCATTTGTTGCAAACTACTTAGGCTGTGAACTAAAAGACGATCCTGTGTATCAAGACCGCCTTGCCAAGGGCCTGATTAAAATGAATGGTGAAGGTAAACGTGAAATTTTACCGACCGCTAAAACATCTGTTTATATTTTCTGCGCCGCTATTGTGGCTGTTGTCGCTTATGCAACGATGATCAGTGGTAGTGTGGGTCTTATTGAAAATCCAACAATTGGACGTAACGAAGCGATTATGGCGTTAATGCTGACTGCTGCTGCGTGCATTGTGACTTTTACTAAGATTGATGCATCACAAATTGCTAACGCGGCGACATTCAAATCAGGTATGAGTGCTTGTGTTTGTGTGCTGGGTGTTGCTTGGTTGGGTGATACGTTTGTGTCGGCTCATATCGGTGAGATCAAAGAGTTCTCTGCGAGTATCCTTGAACAATATCCGTGGATGTTAGCTGTGGTGTTATTCTTTGCTTCAATGTTACTTTACTCTCAAGGTGCAACAACAACCGCATTGATGCCTGCAGCACTTGCGATTGGCGTTGCACCTATTACGGCGGTGGCTTCTTTTGCTGCTGTAAGTGCGCTGTTTGTATTACCAACTTACCCGACATTGCTTGCCGCGGTAGAGATGGATGATACCGGCTCAACACGTATTGGTAACTTAGTCTTTAACCACCCATTCTTCATTCCTGGTGTCGCGACTATTTCAACGTCTGTTGCACTTGGTTTTGTATTTGGCGGGCTTATTCTTTAA